Genomic window (Alnus glutinosa chromosome 9, dhAlnGlut1.1, whole genome shotgun sequence):
tagGTTTTCCATGGGTATAgcccttgagcaattcaagagctaGTTGTAGGTTTAGAGTTAAAAATGTTATATGTGAGAATTAATGGGTCATCGCAATGTATTGTACAATGATACATTGTGCAGCTTACATGGAGGATTCCTTCGTAGCCAATTACTAAGCAACCAAACtgagtattttactcattaTGTTTTATGCCAAAGAAATGTTTTATAGATGTTTCATGATGATTGAGTTGTGAAATGGAATATGATTATGATATGTTGATTTAATGATATGAATATGAAATGCTGCTTTAAGATATGATGATGAAATGATGATTGAAATGTGGAAATGAAATGAGATGAGTTGAATATGTGATATGATGCGCATGAACATGGAAAGAGAATGTAAAATGTAAGACCACTAGGTATAAAGCCCCAGGGCATCAGAAACAGAAACGAGAATGTGTAAGACCACTGGTATAAAGCCGCAAGGCATCAGAATTAGAAACCAAGAGGAAATGGAAGACCACTGGGTATAAAGCCCTAGGGCAtcagaaacagaaacaaaagtGAATGACGAGCACCAAGAAATGAAAGACCATTGGCTGCGTCCCCTTTGGCATCAAAgagataatgatgatgatgcgTAATGAGATGAAATGGCATGATGAGAATAGAATGTATAGCATAAGGGTGATGTGAATGAGATGAAAACGCATGATTAGAATGTATAGCATAGTGATGATGTGAATGAGATGAAAATAGATGTTAAGCATGAAAAGTATATAATGATGTGTAATGAGATGAAAATGGATGTTAAGCATGGAAAGTAAATGATGACGTGTAATGAGATGAAAATGGGTGTTGAACATGCAAAGTGAAACGATGATGTGTAATGTGATGAAAATGAAGTTGAGTATGTATAGTGTATTGATGATGTGTAACATGTTGTATGATTCAGTTGATGATACTAGTTGGAATGTTTAGAAATGTTTACGTGCTTGTAAATTATTATGAAAACCAGTGTGTACTATACTCCTGAGTTGGTTGACTCATACTTTCACCCATGCGTACGTAGCTAACACTACAACTATGTAGATGCTAATGTTTTTGCTACAAATAACGTAGACGTCGATGAAAACCCTGTGGCACACtacttgggatactacgactAAAACCTATCGATGGGGTCGCAAGTTTATTGGACTTGGATAGTCCATGTTTTTGTAGAGATTAtggtatatggcttgtgtcgaaTATGACACGTaattttgtatagccattttTGTTATGTATAATATTTGACCAAGCTTTAAGCAGATAGACAATTAAATGGCTCTATTGTTGTAAGTAACATTTGAtagttttataagatttaattccgctgcatagatgttatactctgatatatcaggtacatattatgggatatatACTATGTGTTGGCTTAGtgactaatcgtcatgccactgtgcgattctattttgtattaaaaaatatatataaataaataaagaaagaggtTGTCACAGTTAGAAAAGCTAACCAAACAAAGATTTGGCCgccagggggggggggggggcaactACTAGTTTCAAGTACTACTCGACCATGGGGGGCCCATTGAGGCGTTTTACCCTTGAGCCTATGATGGGCCCGCCGGACAAGCCAAGGATCACATCATTCACCTAGGGCAGAGATTTGACAGACAACCTCCCCCTCCCTCCTCCGAGGAGCTACCGACCATCTAACCCTCAGAAGTCAATGGCTTCCTTAGGGATCTGGTGAGCCGATGGTCCCCATGCCGACGGCTAATCACCAGGAGGACATACACCCTTGAGTAGCCAGTGGGTGTTCAGCCTCGCTAACCGAAGGGGACCTATCTGAGGGCCCTTTGACCGAGGGTTCCTTAACCGAGGGATTACATAACTGACAGAGTACATATATAGAGATTCGACCAAATAAGGACACTATTCCCTTTGACTATCTTTTCTACCCTGGATCTAGAATCCTAGGAGGGAAAGATCAACCCTATAAGGGGATCGGCGAGGAGAACCTAGAAGGAAAGATCTTCGCAATGACCCACTGTCTTCCATATTGGATCTTTGACCTCTGATTCCTTCCAGATCTGGCTTACTTACCTTATTTATGGTAGTTCAATAAACGAAGATGAAAACCCTAAGTCCAAGGTACGCTAACCATTCACCATTCTCTCTTTTAGGCTTCTACCCTTCACAAAGTTTTCCTACTAACTTAGGCATTGGAATGTCCCCCTGCCGGTATCCTCTAGCGAGTCACCCGTGTCTTTCTGTTTGTCTTTGTAGATGCACTTGACTGGATTCGGGTGGTGCAATCAACTATATCAATacttaacaaataaaatatgcaTTCTATTATCTTGGGCGTTACAATACACGTCTATTTCTAAGCTATTCTAATCATGTCTATGTCTCatgcattatttattttgtgctaTTCTTGGTAGAAAATTGTTTCCTTATCAATGGAGACTTGCATTTCTCAATGTATTATGACAGCTAGTCAAATGCTTCCTTAGTAATTTCCtcatacatttttctttgttttttgctGAGCAATCTTTACACTATACTTCTTCCCATCAAATTTCTCATGACATTATCATGCCCTGTCCAGTCTTAAATCTAAAACACTTCACATAAAAGTGGAATTTGTAGTtgcttaatatatattgaatgtCTCATTGATACATGATGAGTAACAACAGTGCAAGGAAGATAAACAGACCAGCATACGGTACAAAATAGTGCATTATTAAACTGTACAAATGAGCTTATATTTCCAGACCCATAAACCATTATTCAAATATCTTGGGCGAAATAAACTACAACTCTATTATTAGACCAAAACTTTCTCATATTGCAAACAGAGATAAAAGCAACATATagctaattaatattttatgaaaattcaACTACCAGTAACATCTAATCAAGCATATAAATCAAAGAAGAGTAAGACAGGAGAAATCAGATGAATGTGAAAAAAACTAACTGAACACTTTGAGGCAATTCCTTCTTACTTCTGTACTACTTTGTGTAGCTCCATGACAGACGAGTATGATCCGCTCACTTGTTTTCCTGCCTCCAGAACTTTTAGCAGCAATGGGTGAATTTGGGGTCTGCATTAATAGTTCAATACCATTTAAAGGACAGCAAAACCTGTTACACAACCTATATAACATTGAGATTGTGGCACCACATAAACaacttgaattaaaaacaaaaaaacaaaaaatagatttCATTTGCAAGTGGCAAAGTAATCTTCAGAAATTCATATATCCAGCAAATATTAAAACCCCAATAATGATGTACAGAATATAAAAAGCTTTGAGATAAAAATTTCCTGTCCCAGAAAAGAGTAGTGCCTAAAACTTTATCATACAGGTTCAAGTCATTTGAAAAAGATCATTTCTCACATAAATAACTATAAATAATTTCTTCAACTTTGATACTTCTATTGAAGAATAACATACATGACCATGAACTTCGGCAGCTCATATCTAAACAAGTCTCCatgatataaaatttataagTCAACAAAAACTGTTGCACTTTCCTAAAAATATAACCTAATGTTTCTCAAGATGGAATTACTAAATGCATGTGAGTCTTCAAAGCGAGCAATAAGAGAATCTAATTGAGTCTACTCTCTCTAGGCCATGTTTCCATGCAACACGAGTTAAATCAGTATCTAGCAGCAGAatccttaaaatttaaaaagcgAAAATGGAATAAAATCACTTGGATTGTGGAAAACCTAAGACAAATGAGTTTCAACAGATAAAAATACTAGTACCACCTCTTCAAGTTCATATAATATGTCACAAAACCCAAATTACAactaaaattaccaaaaatagtAATTTGTTCTGGGGTTTTTGCAATGTCAAATCTAAATACATTTgattattaacttttttatacaaGCACAATCCCAGAGAAACCTCAAATAAATGGCTTATACCTGCCCACTTACCTCtttatagaatattttatttgtGTCACTTACCAGATTATACATGTATGAATAAGCAAAAGATACTATTACAAGGGCTCAAGACTACACGTCGATAAATATGCTGAAcagaattaaaaaattcaaaactgcACAAAGCTTATGTCCTCATCCAAGCACACGGATTATCAAACTATATTATTTTGGTTGAAGCAGCATCTGGGTGGTATGAATTATGATAGTTGTTTCAGTTATAGCTGCATCTGAGTAATATTTCTCTGACTAAGTTTTGCATAAGGAAAAGCAGTATTTCAAATGAACTGGATTAACTTTTGTGAGTACTTGGTTTTCCAAATGATAAACAAGcaagggagaaagagagagagagagagagctcctTGAAGTGATAATCATAGAGTTCTGAACAAATAAGCCTTCCAATGGAACAAGTTCAATTTATGCCCTGAAAATGGCATCCATTCAACTATATTGGCTCAAAAACAAAATGCAGATTTTGGGTCTTTACACGCTTCACTGGCTCGGGCCCAGAAGCATTACCTAAATTTTACTGACACTATCTTCAACATTATAGTGCgaacaaataataatatatatatatatatatatatatatatatatatatatatacacgcgcacatatatatatagttgcccATTAATTTCTATCAAAAGAGATGTCATATACCTGATTTAAACGATTTAGACAAATTAATGGTGACCCACCCTCAGGTCGAGGGGTAAAATCCAGCACGCTAACACCACAATTGCTCTGAAGTAAAATCCTAAAATACTCTGTTCCCAAACCTGATTttggaaaaagagagaaactACATTCAAAATCACACCTTGCACATGTAGACATCAAGTTACAGAAGAGGAAGGAAATAGTACCAATGGCTGTTGCAACGAGAGCCTGATTAACAGCATTGTGTGCAACCACAAGAACAGACTTGCTTTCATGGGCTAGGATTTTATCCCAACAGCTTCTAGCACGCGCCCACAACTCTCTCACTGGATAATGACCATCTATGTTGAAATTGGCAGCATCTAATTGCCATTGTCGAAAAGCTGCACCAAACTTTGCTTTCCCCTCATGCTTCAAGAGGCCCTACATTCCACCAATAAACTCAGCAACCATAATGCAGTATCCAATTCACccaattttcaaatcacattcaaccaaaactaaaataataaaagagggAAGGAATATTGTAAAAACAAACTAACTTGGAATGAGTACAAGTCGATTTCTCTCAAATCAGAATCAGTAATTATATCGTCCTCGCGAGCCCCCCATATGATCTCAGCCGTTCTTTTCGATCGTATCAAGGGGCTGAAACAAAAAGCCCACCTTAGCCAAGTAATTTTCACAAACTACAAACTAAGGGATCGAGTTATTCAATTACTTAATATCCCCAAAATTCAAACTACGAAGAGTGAAATAAGAATATCagtactatttttaaaaaaaaactacgttTACCCCTCAGTTTACCACGTAATTTATAATATGccttcaatttttcaatttgctaAGTAGCAACACGacccaaaataataaaactatcatgatgaaaaattttatttttaagaaaaaaaaaaatagaaaatcacttccgtctattttaaattttttctttttatttttctaaactttttgtctttatttatttatgcagaatatttttattattttgggcgAAAAGGTTGCAACCAGATTAGTAAGGTATATTAATAAGATTGAAAATTGGAAACATTGTAAACATTGTAAATTGAATGGCAGATGGTAGATTAAGGGATAAGCGGAGTTTCCCCAAAAAGGCATTCAATTAAATTACTTTTGGGTAGTATTTAAGTGTCATTATTAAATGCTTTATTGCAGGTTTGAGCAAGAAAAAATGGTAGCGAAATATGTTTTGAGAAGCAACAAAAGTGAACCTGGAGAAGCAGGCATCGAAGGCGTCGTCGATGAGCATCTGGCGCGATGTATCGGCCTGAGCCTCACCTTTACTGGTGAGGACCGAGAAGTCGGAGCTGCCTTGGATTCGACCCTCCTCGTTCCACGTGCTCTGGCCATGCCTCACCAGGACCACTCTCTTCGCGACCTTTATCGGGGGAAACGGAGCCGAAGCGTAAAGCTCCGAGcctacctctctctctcggacAGTGGAGGAGGATCGGATTGTGAAGCTAGGGCCCGGTCTGGTAGTGGAAGGGAAGAAGCTAGGGTTTCTGTTGGGGAGGAGAAGACGGTTGTGGAGGACGAGAGGGTGGGCGATCGAAATCATTTGGAAGTATCTTTGGTTTGAACTTTTAAGTGTCTGTGGAAGTTCATGAGCGTTAACAATTTTGAATGGTTACCGTTGTTTCTAATCGTATAGGAGGAAGGAGACGGTGAGGAAATGACACGTGCTAAGAATCAAGAGGTTACCGTTGTTTCTAATcgtatgaatttttttaagttttaaattttaaattttaaatgttttgggtgttttggaTGCTTGAAATTTGTGTGGTTACCGTTGTTTTGGATGCTTGAAATTTGTACCGACTACCGAGTTTAaattttgtgaagaaaaaaaaaggtatttttttaaaaaaaaaaaaaaaaattatataactgAATCGtaaatttgcatataaatttgttttaaaaacaaaaataaattcgCTTCAAAGCTTCTCTCCTCTTAGCCTCCTTTGCGCCTTGTTTGTTAAtttcagtttttaaaattaaaaaaaataaatcattaacaacaatttttcatttgttacATATGTTTCATTTGATACTCTAAGATTGCCGACAATTAGCTTCCCGATGGTTCATGGACGAAAGATTATTCATcgtatttatttaattaaatggatcaaatCCTTTAACCTTAATCTACTAAATTCATGTTAAATTTGCATCAAATTATATGTAATGTCAAAATCTATCGACCCTAATTGCACCCCAAGTTAAATGTTATAATTGTTGTATGAAATTGTATAAATCTAATCAGATTTAGTACAATCAATTACATTACAGCATATAAAAGGGGAAAAGGGAAAAAGCACTATCCCCTCTCCTCTTCCCTCCGCCGAAATAAGAATAAGAGTCTTGTTTGCCAAGCACTAGAACGGAACATAATAGTGCTGACTACTGTTtatgtactttttcttttttctttttttcactttttcatattttttaataccagtcaacatcaaaacatttttactttttatatcacatcaatgattttttattactaatcaaataaaaaaaattcactacaatacaaaaaaattccacttttctatataaattctttttacttatatcacatcatcactttttactaattttaaaattaacaatccaCTACTCtattctgtacatgtctttacCAAACAAACAGAAGGAAATTTGATTAGCATACAAAAAATACACTGCAAAAAGCAGTCTGTCGGATTTATCTACAGACCTACTGGGCTTCTATGAAGACTGTAACATAACATGAGCTTGGGAAAAGCTCAATCTCAGCAGGAGCTTTTACATTTGGAATGGAGTGACCTTTTAGTAAATTGGTTAGCCATTTTAACCTAAATATGAAAATGGCCATTGAAAATACTTTTACATTATGATCCACAACTTGAAGGAGAGAGAAGAACAACCGGCCCAACCTAGGCCAAACTATACGCTTGTATAGATGATAAATATCGTTTTCTACAACAGAATTGTCTCTTGCACAACAgtcacaactgttgtgcaagagACAATAGACACGTAGTCGGTCCCACATGAGATTCATGTGGTGGAATCCACCATGCGGGACCTATCTATTTCTCTTAAATCTTACACAAtagttgtacaagaatcatgTCTCGAATAGATAAAGTTTTTAttgagataatatatttttgaaaaatgctttatttttcatttattttaaaaaaaaaaatagttcccAAATGGTGTGTCATCATCTTATAATGATGTGCCATCATCCTATAAAATAGTGACACATTTTCTAAAATAGTAAACTTCATCTATAATTGTTTGTTTGGGAAtgaacttttgagaaaaatatttggtaAGTGTaccacctcttttttttttccttcttttttttttttaatcttaggCTCTGTAATCCTTCTTTGGACTTTTAAGAGAGAATGAGCCTTTATTTCAATTGGGCCTTATGCTTTGGGCCTagccttaaaaaaataaaaataaaaattcagagTTTCACatgatccatatatatatattaccaaaatTCATAATTGTTGTAATAATTTTAgatattagggttaaatatattttagccttccaaactaccaccctttctccggatggccccaaaactaccaatgcttagattctggccctccaaactaccactttctgattttttagccccatccgtccatttatgccgtcaattttaaacagaaaCTCAAAAATATCCCtcatacactttgaaattcccacggttaagggaggggtattttcggatttttgtccaatttctgttagaattaacggcataaatagacggatggggccaaaaaatcagaaagtggtaatttggggggctagaatctaagcattggtagtttggggggccatccggagaaaagatggtagtttggggattaaaatatatttaaccctagaTATTATGTATAAATGGCAGAAATCAGTGGGCAGCGTAATAGATAGGGCAGTGTCGTTTTACACCAACGTTTCAGACACGTCGCTTTCGTCGTCAAACGGCTAGTTGGTGTTTTGGTAAACGTACAAAACTTGAAGCCAAAGTTAACGGTTGCTTTCCCAAATGCGGGGGGGGTATCTGCGTTGGTATGCACAACTCAATCCAGCTTGCAAAACCTCCTTCCTTTGAACTTCGTTTCATCAATTTTGCTTGAT
Coding sequences:
- the LOC133877246 gene encoding probable 2-carboxy-D-arabinitol-1-phosphatase gives rise to the protein MISIAHPLVLHNRLLLPNRNPSFFPSTTRPGPSFTIRSSSTVREREVGSELYASAPFPPIKVAKRVVLVRHGQSTWNEEGRIQGSSDFSVLTSKGEAQADTSRQMLIDDAFDACFSSPLIRSKRTAEIIWGAREDDIITDSDLREIDLYSFQGLLKHEGKAKFGAAFRQWQLDAANFNIDGHYPVRELWARARSCWDKILAHESKSVLVVAHNAVNQALVATAIGLGTEYFRILLQSNCGVSVLDFTPRPEGGSPLICLNRLNQTPNSPIAAKSSGGRKTSERIILVCHGATQSSTEASVSNSGDLPMNMLGIIQSQKTAELLLDLKVSSLISSPKKACTETAMAISRVQEAADCLGADCVPRYVEMKQIEYLDVESILQQSNRDVTEVSGLKSGWLNEYDDRITSTIWHQSEKAWKSLLSGLSDDAEPEKIVVVVGHPAIHIALMGHCLNLTKDWMGSFHLDAGSISVLDFPDGPTGRGVIRCINYTAHLGRWSIPITRSIVDDENF